TAGCGGGGGCCGAGAAACAGTAGAACTCCACAGAAAACATGGCGGCAATCCTGATGTTGATACCNNNNNNNNNNNATAAGAAACTTGAAGAATTGTATCATGGCTACAAAAATGGTGATATATTGAGTGGTGAGATGAAACAAGTGGCAATAGAAAAAATCAACGCGTTTCTAAAAAAGCATCAGGCAGCGCGCGAAAAAGCAAAGAAAACCCTGCCAAAATACTTGCTCAAAGATTAACCCCTGAGGCAGTGCATATTTTTTTTAACCCTGTAGTTGCGTTTTTGGTTGCACTCTTTTTTGTCTGATTCAAAGGCAAAATTTTAGAGTCGTCGTGTCTATAACCTTTTATGGGGTTTCCGCCGTCTCAAATTAATAAGAAAGTATTTTCTTTTTTCTTAGAGGGTAATAGATTACACCAACTAAAATTAGGATTACTCCAATACTTAATGCACCATAACCGGCATAAACATATTTTATGTGTTCTTCAAATAATTTAATTAAAGCGATTCCTAAAACAAAAGAAGCAAAACCTGTTCTTACATAAGCAAGAGTATTTCTTTCATTAGTCAAAATTGTTCTTTCTTGTGCTAATTTCTTATGGCTAATTAGCTTTTTTCTTAAATCAGTTCCGTTTTTCATTTTCCTCTTTTTACTATGTATAATCCCATTTATTTATAAGTCTGTTTATTTTTAAATTGCTTGAAAAACATTAGGCGACTACCCCTTTTAATAAATCTACACAACGATTGAATATAACCTCGGCGTTTAGCGAAGTCATAAGTTTTCCAAGAGGCTCGAAGGCGAAACCATCAAGACTCATGATGAAAATTTTGGATTTAAGTGAACGAAGTCGACCCAAGTAAGATATAACATAAACCCAAGAAAACTGAAAGATTTATATAGTATGTAAGATTAATCTTACTTGGTGATATAGATGGATGTTGCTATAACAAGAATGAGTTCAAAAGGACAGATTGTAATACCTACTGAAATGAGAGGAGATATTCATGAAGGAGATAAACTTCTAATAATCAAAAGTGATGGCCAATTGATTATGAAGAAGGCCAATAAGTTGGATAGCAACTTAAACGAAGATTTAGAGTTTGCTAGAAAAACTGGTGAAGCTTGGAAAAAGATTGGGGCGGGAAAAGGGATTAAGATGAATTTTGATGACTTTATCAATGAGATGAAAAAGTGGTAGAAATAATCTTTGATCCTAATTTTAGGAAGGATTTTAGGAAAATTAAAGATAAATCTCTCAAGGAGAAGATTATAAAGCAAGTTTCTAAAATAAAAGCTAATCCTGGGATTGGAAAACCCATGAGATTCGATAGAAAAGGAACAAGGGAATTGTATATCCCTCCGTGGAGATTATCCTACAAAATAGAAGGAGATATTGTTTATATACTTTCTTTATATCACAAAGATGAACAGTAATAGGTTTTCTTGGGCCGCCGAAGCGAAGCGTAGGCACAGTATGATGTAAGGGTGTGCATTACTTTTCAGGATTTCTATTCAAATATTTTTTGACAGGATCGGCAACAGTATTTTTATTGATATTGTTAGACATACACTAGTTTGTTCTAAACCAAACAGTTAATTTCATTGCGCCTCTGCTTGAGTTGCAACTACTACAACAAAGCGCAACATCTTGTATTTCTAATCCCTTGCCACAATAAAATGGTCCATCAAAATTCAAATACTCTATTGTTGTGCTATCTTTCCTATTATTAACATTATATGGATAAATCATTTTTTTGTGGCAATACACACACGCCTTATCTCTATCCTGAATTTTTTCAGAGCTGGGGCAAAATTTGGAGAAATTGCGAGCCGAGC
Above is a genomic segment from archaeon CG10_big_fil_rev_8_21_14_0_10_43_11 containing:
- a CDS encoding AbrB family transcriptional regulator; the encoded protein is MDVAITRMSSKGQIVIPTEMRGDIHEGDKLLIIKSDGQLIMKKANKLDSNLNEDLEFARKTGEAWKKIGAGKGIKMNFDDFINEMKKW